A region from the Vicia villosa cultivar HV-30 ecotype Madison, WI linkage group LG3, Vvil1.0, whole genome shotgun sequence genome encodes:
- the LOC131656935 gene encoding uncharacterized protein LOC131656935 yields MYKEAWTTFGDVTNKDAWFNCFKEKCTWDPMSEKLVKKNYFSRTSKRLSDTLRNVRKRWERDGSRPGWLGQEVLEKLIAYWNSKEFKAKSENAKKMRASEKGGHLNAVGSISTYEHSRRMAKRLGRQPLMIELVKETRTKKSGDLVDERTRKALEDYQTKLVDFLVANPKYTPREGEPLHPDVDFYIWSEVIDGKGPIGCFFGAGNLAGSLRSGDRNLFQRVRDGEGSSRPTQLAPQVMETIRQLALTEARRELAQREAELKAQMDEREAALKAQVEGQQRQIEAMAKMQAEIQQQQIEAMAKMQAEMQQQMRLFMQSQQSGGQPSRGNVGAADTEQENDHDFNLDNYPDPDDDFLG; encoded by the exons ATGTATAAAGAAGCTTGGACGACTTTTGGAGATGTTACAAATAAAGATGCTTGGTTTAATTGCTTTAAG GAAAAGTGTACGTGGGATCCAATGAGCGAgaaacttgttaaaaaaaattatttcagcaGAACATCAAAAAGACTTTCTGACACGTTGCGAAatgttagaaagcgttgggaacgtGATGGTAGTCGTCCTGGGTGGTTGGGCCAAGAAGTTCTTGAAAAACTTATTGCATATTGGAATTCAAAGGAATTTAAAGCTAAGTCTGAAAATGCTAAaaaaatgagggcatctgaaaaaggaggtcaccttaatgcagttggaagtataagcacttaCGAACATTCTCGACGCATG gctAAAAGGTTGGGGAGACAACCACTCATGATCGAGTTGGTTAAAGAAACTAGGACAAAAAAATCGGGTGATTTAGTTGACGAGCGTACTCGAAAAGCTTTG gaggattatcaaACAAAGCTTGTGGATTTTTTGGTCGCTAATCCCAAATATACTCCTAGAGAaggagagccgcttcatccagatgttgatttttatatttggagTGAAGTCATTGACGGAAAAGGGCCTATTGGATGTTTTTTTGGTGCGGGAAATTTGGCGGGAAGCTTGAGAAGTGGAGatcgaaatttatttcaaagagttaGAGATGGGGAAGGATCGTCACGTCCAACACAATTGGCACCGCAAGTAATGGAAACAATAAGACAGTTGGCTCTAACTGAGGCGAGACGCGAGTTAGCGCAACGTGAGGCGGAGCTAAAGGCCCAAATGGATGAACGTGAGGCGGCGCTAAAAGCACAAGTGGAGGGGCAACAACGGCAAATAGAGGCAATGGCAAAGATGCAAGCAGagatacaacaacaacaaatagaggCAATGGCGAAGATGCAAGCAGAGATGCAACAACAAATGCGGTTATTTATGCAGTCTCAACAAAGTGGTGGTCAACCGTCTAGAGGAAACGTGGGAGCGGCTGACACTGAGCAAGAGAATGATCATGATTTCAACCTTGATAACTATCCCGATCCCGATGATGATTTTttaggatga